Proteins found in one Rahnella aquatilis CIP 78.65 = ATCC 33071 genomic segment:
- a CDS encoding ABC transporter permease, producing MASDSVHSRTAVQGKSQPAFYTTVRALLRNKFSLCGLIILGIAILLAVLAPWISPQNPYDLSQLDIMDGRLKPGTSSLSGMIYWLGTDDQGRDLLSAILYGTRTSLLVGVSSAAIALTLGAALGLISAYAGGKTDALIMRIVDIQLSFPPILIALILLAVLGQGVDKIILALVVTQWAYYARTLRGSALLERRRSYVDAARSMALSSPRILFRHILPNCLPPLIVVATMRIAYAIMLEATLSFLGIGLPVTEPSLGLLIANGFDYLMSGDYWISFFPGITLLVLIVAINLVGDALRDILNPRNKD from the coding sequence ATGGCGTCTGATTCCGTACATTCGCGCACCGCCGTTCAGGGCAAATCTCAGCCCGCCTTTTACACCACCGTGCGTGCCCTGCTGCGCAATAAATTCTCCTTATGCGGCCTGATCATTTTAGGCATCGCCATTCTGCTGGCGGTGCTGGCTCCGTGGATCTCGCCGCAAAATCCGTATGATTTATCGCAACTCGACATCATGGATGGCCGCCTGAAACCGGGCACGTCCAGCCTGAGTGGCATGATTTACTGGCTCGGCACCGACGATCAGGGGCGCGATTTGCTGAGCGCTATTTTGTACGGCACGCGGACCAGTCTGCTGGTGGGGGTTTCCAGTGCGGCGATTGCGCTGACGCTTGGCGCCGCACTGGGGCTGATTAGCGCTTACGCTGGCGGCAAAACGGACGCGCTGATCATGCGTATTGTCGATATTCAGCTGAGCTTTCCGCCGATCCTGATTGCCCTGATTTTGCTGGCGGTGCTCGGGCAGGGCGTCGATAAAATCATTCTGGCGCTGGTGGTCACGCAATGGGCCTATTACGCGCGTACCCTTCGCGGCTCGGCGTTGCTGGAACGTCGCCGCAGTTACGTGGACGCCGCGCGCAGCATGGCGCTTTCCAGCCCGCGCATTCTGTTCCGTCATATTTTACCCAACTGCCTGCCGCCGCTGATTGTCGTGGCGACCATGCGCATTGCTTACGCCATTATGCTTGAAGCCACGCTGTCGTTTCTCGGCATTGGTTTGCCGGTTACCGAGCCTTCGCTCGGCCTGCTGATTGCCAACGGTTTTGATTATCTGATGTCCGGCGATTACTGGATAAGCTTCTTCCCCGGTATCACGCTGCTGGTGCTGATTGTCGCCATCAATTTAGTCGGTGACGCCCTGCGCGACATCCTCAACCCGCGGAATAAGGATTGA
- a CDS encoding ABC transporter permease produces MSRYLLGRFGQTLLTLFVMSLLVFAGVYLVGNPVDLLLSTTATPAERLSVIQSFGLDKPVWEQYGLFVVNALHGDMGNSFIYNQPALHLIFQRMPATLELALVAFALALVIGIPLGVYAGLRPDGWLSKSIMAVSILGFSLPTFWIGLMMIMLFSVKLGVLPASGRGATVEVFGVPVSLFTADGLAHLILPALNLALFKISLIIRLTRAGVLECLQQDFIRFARAKGLSESRIVLVHVLKNTLIPLITVIGLELGSLIAFAVVTETIYAWPGMGKLIIDSIAMLDRPVILAYLMITVVMFSLINLLVDVLYVLVDPRVRLGGEN; encoded by the coding sequence ATGAGCCGTTACCTGCTGGGACGTTTCGGACAAACGTTGCTGACGCTGTTCGTGATGTCATTGCTGGTTTTCGCAGGCGTTTATCTGGTCGGTAATCCGGTCGATCTGCTGCTCAGTACCACAGCAACCCCCGCCGAACGCCTCAGTGTCATCCAGTCTTTTGGCCTTGATAAACCGGTGTGGGAGCAATATGGCCTGTTCGTGGTCAATGCCCTGCATGGCGACATGGGCAACTCCTTCATCTACAACCAGCCCGCGCTGCACCTGATTTTTCAGCGCATGCCTGCCACGCTCGAGCTGGCGCTGGTGGCGTTTGCGCTGGCGCTGGTGATTGGCATTCCGCTTGGCGTGTACGCAGGCTTGCGCCCTGACGGCTGGCTATCGAAATCGATCATGGCTGTATCAATTTTAGGCTTCAGCCTGCCGACGTTCTGGATTGGTCTGATGATGATCATGCTGTTCAGCGTCAAACTCGGCGTGCTTCCGGCCTCGGGACGTGGTGCAACGGTGGAAGTTTTCGGCGTTCCCGTCAGCCTGTTTACCGCCGACGGTCTCGCACATCTGATCCTGCCTGCCCTGAATCTGGCACTGTTTAAAATCTCGCTGATTATCCGTCTCACCCGCGCCGGTGTGCTCGAATGTCTGCAACAGGACTTCATCCGTTTCGCCCGCGCCAAAGGCTTGTCGGAAAGCCGCATCGTGCTGGTTCACGTATTGAAAAACACGCTGATCCCGCTGATTACCGTCATCGGCCTTGAGCTTGGATCGCTGATCGCCTTTGCCGTGGTCACCGAAACCATTTATGCCTGGCCGGGGATGGGCAAACTGATCATTGATTCTATTGCCATGCTCGACCGTCCGGTGATCCTGGCGTATCTGATGATCACCGTGGTGATGTTCAGCCTGATTAATTTGCTGGTGGATGTGCTCTATGTGCTGGTGGATCCGCGAGTGCGGCTGGGGGGCGAAAACTGA
- a CDS encoding nucleoside hydrolase, with the protein MSQRIIIDTDPGVDDAIALWLALASPELDVLGVTVVAGNVALKDSVRNACKIVALSGKIATPVFAGAPGPLARDQVYGKYAHIGAFNDELVPDTGLQPQAEHAVDFLVRTLRQAAEDNDPISLCVIGPMTNIALALGMHPDVARGIKQIVTMSCAFTALGHRVPWAEFNVYADPHAAEKVFNSGVPLIIMPLDMTFQALIGADDIEALKQDGGQPGESVAALLNAFDRSDLSRFGREGGPVHDATTVAWLLQPGLFEGQPARVGVAVSGNTAGYTYADFWNKLATPANAVVMQSVDEYGFFSLMRRVFSRYGTRYSNTSGEMRA; encoded by the coding sequence ATGAGCCAGCGCATCATTATCGATACCGATCCTGGCGTGGATGACGCCATCGCGTTGTGGCTGGCGCTGGCCTCGCCGGAACTGGACGTGCTCGGTGTGACCGTTGTCGCCGGCAATGTGGCGCTGAAAGACAGTGTGCGCAACGCCTGCAAAATTGTCGCGTTGTCCGGCAAAATCGCTACGCCCGTTTTCGCCGGTGCGCCCGGTCCGCTGGCGCGCGATCAGGTTTACGGCAAGTACGCGCATATCGGCGCATTTAACGATGAACTGGTGCCGGACACCGGCCTGCAACCGCAGGCTGAACACGCAGTGGATTTTCTGGTGCGCACCTTAAGACAGGCTGCCGAAGATAATGATCCGATTTCGTTGTGCGTGATTGGCCCGATGACCAATATCGCGCTGGCGCTCGGCATGCACCCGGATGTCGCACGCGGCATTAAACAGATCGTTACCATGAGCTGCGCCTTTACCGCCCTCGGCCACCGCGTGCCGTGGGCCGAATTTAACGTCTATGCCGATCCGCATGCGGCCGAAAAAGTGTTTAACAGCGGCGTGCCGCTGATCATCATGCCGCTCGATATGACTTTTCAGGCGCTGATCGGTGCAGATGATATTGAGGCATTAAAACAGGATGGCGGCCAGCCGGGTGAATCCGTTGCCGCGTTGCTGAACGCGTTTGATCGCAGTGACCTCAGTCGGTTTGGTCGCGAAGGCGGGCCGGTGCATGACGCCACCACCGTCGCGTGGTTGTTGCAGCCCGGTTTGTTTGAAGGCCAGCCCGCGCGCGTGGGTGTGGCCGTTTCCGGTAATACCGCCGGCTATACTTACGCGGATTTCTGGAACAAACTGGCGACGCCTGCGAATGCTGTGGTCATGCAGTCCGTCGATGAGTACGGTTTCTTCAGTCTGATGCGCCGCGTCTTCTCCCGTTACGGTACCCGTTACAGCAATACCTCCGGTGAAATGCGCGCATGA